The window cacaccatccagatcatctggacggtgctggacaggtTGGACGACCTtgttgggccacacaatgatgtatttgtttcattcacaccatccaaaccatctgGACGATGCTGGATAGGTTGGACagtcctgtggaccccactcatgatatatgtgattcatccatgctgcagagcagctgtgggacccacgcacgtgtggaccccacatgcatgtgtttatcaatgccgtccatctgttttccatcCACACCGagctgtatgtgttttattccacgaCGTCCAGCTTTGTGGGATCCACCATTATATGTGTTCTACACAGCTGTCCGTATAGGACGTggaccaccccacacgtgtgggatggggcgACCTTGCACACCTGCATATCTTCATCTCGGTcgtccgtccatctctggacgttAGTTGGGCCTGGATGCCTTTCATACTATATATCTATCAtattataacataatatatatatatatatattataatttatattattatattatattgtggtgggcctcatgtgggatTCACCTTATGTGATATGGATTGGTCGTCTGCCACACGCACTAGCTATATAACTGTTGTGGTGACGCAGCTatgctgtgtggagcccactatgatgtatttatttcatccacaccgtccagatgatatGGACGgagctggacaatgtttggacggtgctgtccaatgtttggatggtgcagacttacataggcaatgtttagatggtgctgatttacatgggaagtgcttggatggtgctaatttacctggacaatgtttggacagtgccgatcatcattagtgggccatgtgccccatggaatgatagtgtacagtgacacacatattacacctacaactattgaaatgatttttggtgtggtccaagtccacttaaggcccatggtgcggcccatccatgaggcccatcataatgtatatttgagggccatgtgtagggcccaaccGCTTGAATCTGAGGTCGTGGATGCGgctcacctattatgtatttccggctcatatgatgaggcccattgtgatgtatgtgtggcccatttgatgcatatgagacccatgtgtagggcccacatgttatgtatttgaggcccatgagcagggcccacctgttgtgtatatgaggcccattggtgcgacccattggtgcgacccacttgttgtatatgaggcccacgtatgaggcccatggtgatgcatttacggcccatatgatgaggcctgttgtgataggttggaggcccatgggcaaggcccattgtggtgtattcaaggcccatgggcaaggcccattatgatgtattcgaggcccatgggcaaggcccattgtgatgtattcaaggcccatggacaaggcccattgtgatatattcgaggcccataggcatggcccattgtgatacgtttGAGGCTCTTGTATCAAGCTCaacgcgatatatgagaggcgcatgaataaggcccaatgtgatgtacgtgtggccgttacgttgtgtatgaatcccttatgtgggccactcctttggagcaatgttggttagatgtccacattgatggacaatgatggttgaatgtccacattgtgacattcccttaggccttgttaggcttatTCTCGCCGATtccgtttatcgaggccgattccgtttgttagggccaatttcaattatcgaggccgattccgtttgtcgaggccgattcttattTGTAGAGGTCGATTCCATTTGTTaggtcaattttgattatcgaggccgattctgatttgtcaaggccgattccgattgtgttgtagaggccgattctgatttgttaggtcgattccgattgtcgaggccgattctaatttattgaagctgattccgattatggaggtcgattccgattgtggatgtcgattccaatttgtcgaagtcgattccatttgtcgaggtcgatttcaattgtcaaggccgattccgatttgacgaggctgatttcgattgacgaggctgattccgattgtcgaggctgattccgttaagtagatttcgattgtcaaggccgattttgatttattgaggctgattctgattgtggaggtcgattccgatttgtcgaggccgattctgattgttgaggccgatttcatttgtcgagaccgattccgatttgtggaggccgagtccgattgtggaggctgattccgatttgttgaggccgattccgattccgattgtcgaggccgattttgattccgattgtcgaggccaagtcaaattatcgaggccaattccagtTGTAgagctgattgtcgaggccgattccgattgttgaggccaagtcaaattgtcgaggccgattccgatttcgattgtcgaggtcaatttcgattctgattccgatcgtcgaggccgattgtataggccgattatcaatgccggttattgataccgattatgagtttgtgacaatatagcattatgatacatgcccatacgcatcatctgcatgtttatggTTAGCCATTGCTTATATCATAGAGCAGGTTGTTCATAgaactccctaataggtggagttgtcccacatgaccacacggtatgcgcaggattgatgcatgattggactgtgtaacTCATatatctcgcattgtgtgattatgattaccttacgccctaacgacatcagggtcgaaGCCTCCAAAGGCAtaatcatggatggctagatgggataccaaaaatctgttctatatggggtactatagatatccctgaatGAAAGTTCTTAAACCCTCTTTGTTTCAGAGATTACTCCAACGTCTAGCCCaagtagatgcatgagcgcatgagggccgtataccgttaagccgcgtctcccactgtgtcgtggtctgttagaAGGGGGTGAgcccttacctgcccgagaggagaggataaagctaggctgagtttaaccagctcgaggaatgagtcagTTATCGATGAACcgggtccgatattggcaggcagatagtgaggtctcttctactcactttGTTGTGAGCAATGaggcggcaatttggtttggagtataatagaccccggtgatttcccagagaggaaccatactggtatgtggacttattgagtaggagttgtatactcatttattcattcattcactatccactcgggctgatggtgtgcaactatttgttacatgtaccttcgcaatggctaggatttcggttgaggtgcgcgactaacctgagatcaggagtttaccacattgagtctggccatccaaatttaggtatgagactagtttggatagaagtctcttatgatggatcccatagcatACGATACtaagtactatcatcccgacttcactccaacttagtcattttattcgcaccgcatatcgtaTTGCACCATCGGCATCTGATTTTTGGCTTATTGTCTCCGCATCGCATAACTaatttacattgcttcatcagtttatgatattgtttttattatatttttgcatcgcatagcctgtataaggctgatggtatttatgggcttatcagcatgttttcgcatttctctgatattgtatgatttatgaacttaccagtatttctaatatttcattatttatgggcttgtcagtatttccacttactttgattATTCTAATATTGCTTtattggcacttaccttgtggacacactttcaccacccactaagctttctataagcttatcacgatagatgtatgcaggtggCGTTATGTTGCAgaagcgttgagcatggagcatgcagcggtcttgtagagctttgattttgacatatgtattttcctttcaggattgtattcaaatgtttatattagtggatatgtgatgatgatgttgcctttgtgatttgggtaaacatgtggttatgcttcttacgagataaatgtatattggaaaatcctccttataggatcttaggatcggaatctagcgtataagtgctgggagctgagaatggggtactacggaggctgtcgacaccagattcggcaatcgggattcctgtgagtccgatctccgggtttggggcatgacaattaaGGTATGGGTTATCCCTTCCGAATtgattctttttgccttgtgacAATACATGTGAGTTTATAGATTTAATCACTTTTTCTTTCACCAATATTTTTAGCTCAATATTTCTCAAAGGAACAAGAATGaacacataaataaaaaaaggctaaacaatattgattttattaatatttaaatgtATGGCCCTTTAGAATTGACAAAGTTTTATTCAACTaaataaatgaaaaggaaagataaAAACCTAGGTCGCCTATCGGAACAAACATTCAATGCGGGTGGTTAGCATGATGTGAATGAATGGGTATCGTTGTGGAAACAAATAGATTGACCAATGAAATAAGGTCAGATCAAATGTCTACATGCAACATAAAGATACTAAATGATAGATAGGTTGAAGATCCTAGCTCGAGCAAGAAAGGAGCCCAAGCTTGACCATAATAAAGACCTTGGCCCCATCACTAAGCTAAGCAGGAAGGCAGCTCAGTCTCAACAATTTAAGGCAGGTCGGCAAATCGTTCATCCGCTTAATACCGAAGGAAAAAACGATCATGGTTCACCAAAAATTTCAAGTCGACAAACCGATCTTCAGGGCAGTCGTATGAATCACCTCGGATTATCCACCTCAGCTTCCTACTAGAGCTAGGTAGGACACGACTCGATCCAGCAAATCCGACTTGTTCGACTTGGTCGGattcgactcgacccgaaccgaatgccAGGGTCGAGTTTGGATCAGGTAGACCCACCCTGATTCGAATCCTGACCGAGTCAAGTTTGGGTTATGTAGTAATCCGATTTGACCCGATCCGAAATTCGATCTGGTTGGATTCGATCCGATTTGAAACCTGACTCGGACTGAAATCAAGTACTAtgtatacaaaataaataaaaaaatactcaTTCCCCTGATCTCTACCATAACCCAAGCAGCCAACTGCCGCACCCAACCCTCGACGTCCCCTACTCTAACACCCGTTCAATTTTgagttcctcctcctcctcctcctcctctctctctttctctctctctctctttcatccaCTCGTTCACACAACACCACCTATTCAGCTTCGagctcctcctcatcctcctcctctctctctctctctctctctctctctctctctctctctctctctcctccactcgTCCGCATGGCAACACCCGTCCGGCTTCGagatcctcctcctcctcctcctcctcctctctctctctctctctctctctctctctctctcttccactcgTCTGCACAACAACTGAACAGCACCCGTCCGACTTCGAGCTCCTCCTCCttcgcccctctctctctctctcctccactcgTCTGCACAGTAGCACCGCTATGGCCACCCATCCCATTCTTGAGCTCAATTTTtcaagtatttatttatttattattattttaattaaaatggaTGGCTCTAATCGGCCTAACCCgctgtgttgcatccaagctgatCCGAATtatacccaactcgatccgacttagTTTctctgactgagtcggactcggtttgagTCAGCCCACCCAAGAATTGGTTCAGATCGATTCAAGCCTGCTGGACTCAgtcccgagtcggatcgagttcgggttagggttTTCATAATaccggatcgaatcgagttggacTTAAGTCGGTTCGACTCGACTTAATGCCCACCAATACTTCCTACTACATGCCTCCGCCAGTTTTGACCTAGCCCCAACCAACTTTATCCAAAATCCTAACCGAGGGTTTTGAATGATGATTTCAACACGGATCTACCCGAGATCTCCGCCGCGGATTACTAGAGATCAACACGATACGCCTGGGATCCGAATCCCATTGTAACGCGTCCCTACCAAATAGGGAAATCACCTCCTACAAAGAGGAGCATCCTTAATGGTGTAAGGTACGCGTAATCCAAAGCCTAAAACCCTACTcaaactagacccagattccatacctgacttaggcatcggagggtccccttttgcagccagggtctcttttgtccGCCCTTTGTGCAAGTATTCGAAGGTCCAAGGAATTAGGCTacccagatttctgcatcaacaggtATGATTAGCTAAATTAAAACTTAATTAACCATGGATTTACAACTTAAGGTTGAAGATATAATTTAATCTACTCCTAAGATACTTTAGTGAAAGCTGCTAAGCAATACCGATCTAAGTTAGAACTGGGCTAGGCTATGCTAAGATAAATGTAAAGTAAATAGATGTATTTGACGTAGGGTCTCAAGCTCTTCTTCGTGTGCTCCCTTTATAGCTCATTAGGGCAGTAAAACCCTCATTGGGTGTACCTTTCTGAATGTGGATCCTCCGCGCTTTCTAGATATGAGAATCTTTTAGATGGATTAGAAATTGCAGGCTTCCTGGATCTTCTTCTCACAACCGATCATTTCAATGAGAGgtatttgtggcccactaatcatATATACTTGGTCATCATCATACCCGAGAATGTCAAGATTTCTTTAACGAAGACAATCGAGCCAAGATCCAAACCGCTCATctagtggcccacctcctccactttcGGTCGAGctgttggatggtccagatcaaacTCTCCTACATTTTCCCCATTCACTGCAAAATGGTTTGGAGTGCTGGAGGGGATAGATGGACACTAGAATGGGTCCGGCTAGATCTTCCATTTAATTCCCTTATTCCCTTTATTCCGATTGAACCCAAGGTTGGGACTAGATCATCCGACTGATGTGTCTGTCTCTCCAAACTTAGGTCCAATTCATGGCTAGATCCGCTAATATATTTGCCTAATCCTCCAATATTTAGAACCTTCTGAAATGCTACGAAGTCTTCGAACGTTTCTGAAAGGATCTCAGACCTATAGTTGtcgtgtgttgtggtccacctgagttttggatctacttgatttttggactCCTGGCCTATTGCTGTCATGctaaaccgatggacggagttaATACGTAGTGCCCATCTCTATGGGCCTACATAGCTTTCCCCCACAGGATCTTCGTGTGGCGGGGGCCCAGGCAAGTCGCCTCCCCTCACACGTGAGGCCGATTGGCTGCAGCCCCGTACAGGAATTCCTGCACCACTGAGCTACATGGGATatgatatgtattatatccaggctattcatccattttaccacctAATCTCAAGGCAGAAGCCAAACAAacggcagatacaaagctcacaTTTACTACACTACCAGACAGGAGAGGTGGGGATTAAAcggtcaccgttaaaaacttctagagtcatacaagttttggataaagccgatatttgtttaTGCCCTTCATCCAGATGCGATTGATCTCATCTACAGGTTAGATGGCAgataagcatcacggtgggtgCTAGGAATGTTTCAGCAGCGGGTGTCGATAttccaccatttcctgtggtgtggtttactcgatttattttttgtcacatgcattctctaaaatgatcttaaaaaaccgaTGTACGgcgtagatataacaaatacatcatgatggcccgcGTAGCTTGCTGCTGCAGGAATCTCTGCAGtcggcaggcaatccgcgtcaaaCAGACCCATTGCCGGAAACGGATTGCCTatttcccctgccaccagcccggtggctgatggtcggtgctatgtgggtcccaccgtgatgtatttgtttcatccatttttatagatcattttatggcttaatcccaaaactaagagggatataaatctcatgtggacggacaccacaggaaaacaatagtgattggatatccaccattaaaatcctcctaaggcccactgtactgtttatttgacatccaatctgttgattaggtcatgcagacccagatgaagggaaaaacaaagatcagcttgatccgaaactttgatgggctcaaaaagtttttaatggtaaaccttcattcaacactgtttcctgtaatgtggtccacttgagattatatacctcatttttggtcttataccataaaatgatctagaaaaatagatggacggcatggatgaaacatatacatcatggtggcccacagagcaccgaccaccagccattggctggtggcagggggagtccAAAATTGCTGCCAAATTCGCCCATTGTCACCCCCAGATGCTTCAATACTGTTCTTAGCCGTCAAATCTACTTTCAAATATTTGaactcattttaaaaaaaaaatctttttgacCTACTTAAACGAATTATTTGGAACCAATTGATCAACGTTCGGCATCATCCAATCAGGAATATTATGGAGGAAACCTTTTATCCGGTATTTCATGCTTTTCACCGCTGGTAAAAGACCCTTTTCTTGCAGTGTGAATTCCATTATATCCATGGTCTCGATCACCAAAACATGCCCctgtaaatccatgccgttcatcaataTTTCCTATTGCGGATCGGCCATACACTAAGAATCACACCATTAACATGATGTTAGCTTACCGATTGGAAGACTTTTCCCATTGAAGGTTAATCATTGGTGGTAAATTTTCCTAATAGGCCAACTATATAATATGTGGCCGGGATCACCAAACTCGTGTGATGTTTAGGGCACGCCCAATCCATAGTAGAGATCAACAGATGAATGGCTCTGATCTAGCGAATGTGCGCTGGGTGGACAGATAATGAACTGTTGATAGCTATTGGATACCTGTTATAACACTTCATCTCTCAAGAAATTAATGGACATTTTAGTCAAACAGCAGCAATTGGTCTGAAACGTCTGCAAATGGTCCACATACAATGGATTGATGGATGGGGTTGTGCAATTCATACGACTATTGGTCTAAAGCCATCAACCGTGGGACCAAGTACTTGACTGACGGTTCAGATCAAGTGTACCATaagtcatgggcacaaaattcaAACGGTCCATCAGAGTTGAAAATTGGGCGAGCGTATTTCACgaggtgccgcatcacgtggaccaatCAGATTTtttacccatgacacgtgtgtagAAGTACTCACAGTTGCTCACCTGAGAAGGTGCGGGGCTGGGCATTTTCCACGTCTGGCACTCAGGTTGACGATCTAGACTGATCATTTGTTTGGCCCTAATTAGGTTGATCGTCCATATTCCGAATCACACTGGTCTTTAtatcggatgatcctaactacAATTACAGGAACTTTTCTCCTTTACTATCAACCATTGCTTGGACTTCTTATTTCTTCTCTAATTATCAATTTTTACTCTCGCAAGTCCTCCAGCCAATGGCTGCAGTGAGTCAACCAGTATGGTTCTTGGGTGAAACCCCATATATTGTAAGGCCCAGGAGATGAACCGTCTAGATCTGGCACATGTGTGGGGAGTGCAAAAATAGACTACTCGATCTAAGAAGTAACCACACCATAGCATTTTCCCAACAGGCTAAAAACTGGAACAAGCACATTTCTTTCGTCACTCTCTTACACGTAACAACATAGCACACGAGTTTAACATTCAAggcacttctttttttctttttctataaaaattaaaaaaacaaaaaaaaacatccaAGGCACTTATACGGTAGATGATCACACTGATAAACGCCCCATCTCAAAATTCGGGCTGATCAGATGATAACAAAGACCACACATCCACGAAAGCACTCAGACGTCCAATTACTTTGCACGGGTGCGGCAGACCCAATGATTGGACTAGCCTGATATTTTAGGCAAGGAATATAGACAGTGTGGTAAGGCTGATGAGCGGCTAGGATCTCGCATATACCACGTGCCCACAAACTAATCTAAGGAATGGGAGATCTGCGTGAAGAGCTCTCCATGacatggtatatttacgggggtttgaatttaattactaaatcaattttaatatccccaattagtgagatatataatttttgacactatagttgtaataagcccgctaaaatatatgctttgcctaaaaatgatgaaattccaagtctcagatggaccgtaagcacaagatcatgtccgagtgactaactaatgatttttaaccgttgattaatatggacaatgtttggatggtgctggacaatatttaaacggtgctgatctacatgaacaatgtttggacggtgctaagcatttgaaaccccctctaatcccctccaatcccctccaatccaaggtgccaaacgacccctaaggaaTGGGAGATCTGCCTGAAGAGCTTTCCATGGTCTTCAAATAAGGTGAGCAAGACATCCACACCACCATCACCAACCCCGTGCAACGTAGGCATCAAGACCACCACACCTTCCACTGGGACCCACGTAGGTGCAAAAGCACATAAGTTCCCTCCTTCCGCAAAATCCACTTCCCGAAAAGGAAACCCTAACCAGCTAACAACTTCCAGGTTCGGGCACAGAGCTGGCCCCTCCAAATCAGTAACGGGCACCAGTACATCCCCACCGTTGATCGCACCGAAGTCAATCAACGACCGGATATACCCATCCCCGATGCGATCCACTGCATCATGCAGTAATCGCGCCGCATCGGCGACACTCCCTTCAGTCAGCTCCTTCACACGCGCCCTTGGGTAGGCGTTGACGACCATGTTGCCAAAGTACTCCGATGGTGCGGCTGGCCACAATCTTGGCCGTCCATTCACGGCCACCCTGATCTGAGTAAGCGTATCAGGATCAAGCCCACGAGCCCTGGTTATGTTCTTCCAAAGGTGGCCTGTCAAAACGTCAAAAGTAGAATGTTTCCGTGGCATTTGAGCTTTGATCTTTGATATGAACTCTCCACTATAGTGGACCATCATGTTGTGTACTTTTTTCAATTTAAAagtagaaggaagagaagatggtGGTTGTGGAAGTGGCTGAAAATCGATCCCCCAATGGTCATGATCACATCTTGGTGGGTTCCGGGGTATTAGCATGGTTTGATCATAGACCGGAAAGCTGTCTATGTGGAGGCCACGAACCAACTTTCCCCATGCGATAAAGAATGAGCTAATCGCTTTACCATCAGCCACTCGATGGTAGGCCGTTAAGCCAATCACTAGGCCGCCGCATGAAAAGCGGTTGAGCTGGACTTGAAGTAAGTGTCGAGCCTCATCGACTGGAGGGTGAAACCGCACCAGCTCTGGCGACGGCTCAAGTGGCAAAATATCTACTAATTCCGATTCCACATTCGTCTCCACTACTAGAACACCTCCACCATTGTCTCCGAgtgaaatatatggacggcaatGATCATCGTTCTCTACGAGCTGGCCCGCTAGAGTAGGAAAGAGCTCTAGAGCCTTCTTTAAGCCATCTTTCAAGGCGGTGTTTGTTGGCATCGGCGGCATGTAGGCGTGTAACACAGCGATATGCATGCCTGGTGCCAGCCTGTCGAAGACAGTGAGAGGTATTTTGGTATTTTCGGTGGGAGGCAGGCCTTGGGGAATGACTGTAGAACTCAATACATGAACTTCCATTTTTGGGGTGATGGACTTTCTTTGTTATGCTTGCATTGATGTACTCTCTGCATTTTATAGTCAGCCTTAGGATCTCTCTCCCACgttttctttactttttcttttaaaaagaaaaatctgGGACGACATTATCTCCTATTTAATGAAACGAATCGGATTACACCACCGAAATTTGGAAACAGTCCACGCTGAAACTTCAACAACCCTTTGATTTAAATAGAGCCGTTTTCACACATTTGATTACAATGTCGGATATAGTCagttccaaatatatatatatatatatatatatatatatatatatatatatatatatatatatatatattatgattttCATAAGCAGTAACCTCTCTGTTTcagatttgaaatttttttgactGTATAGCTGATTGGAGGCAATTTTGGTAGAGATATGTTAATGGTTCTCTTACCACGTGCAGGTGGGCCGATGGTTCACTTAGACCAGTTAAGTGTTGGACCCCACTGTTGATGGACCACATGATCTTCTATAGTTGAATGATGAGGATACGTATTAGGTTCTGTGGTTTCAATGATTAGAACCAATggcatgatggggtccactttggatgGACCATGTTCGATAAATCTCCAAGTTAGATACCTTTAGATTCCAATCTGGGTCATCACCGTTGTTTCTATATTTTTGTTCTTGAGGATCAACTTCcgggccacaaattgaaaggttatcATTGTCCGATCCATGAGATTTTTGGCGGCCCACTCGACCAATGGTCTTGATCAATGAACCATGTCCCACTAGATAGTATAAGTCGATCCTCGAGTCGATCTTCTTAAGAATTTTCACCGGGGGAGTTGGTTGATACTCTAGCTTCGTATGACACTTTATACGCTGATGCTGGCATGTGAatatggtacacgtggcatatattaactcatatttttatttttatttttttaactggcAATGCCACAAAATTCATTGATTTGAGAAATTTACAATATTTCGGGAGGGCCGGAACAAAAAGACTACGGACTACTCCTATCGTGACATGAAACTATGAACAAAAGACAAGAACAGGGAGAAGAGAAATGGGCAGCTAAGGTCGTCTCATGGAGCCAAGCCCTGTGCGATCGAGGACAAGCGTTCCTCTAATATGCACAGGGAAGTCGGA of the Magnolia sinica isolate HGM2019 chromosome 7, MsV1, whole genome shotgun sequence genome contains:
- the LOC131251996 gene encoding tryptamine hydroxycinnamoyltransferase 1-like produces the protein MEVHVLSSTVIPQGLPPTENTKIPLTVFDRLAPGMHIAVLHAYMPPMPTNTALKDGLKKALELFPTLAGQLVENDDHCRPYISLGDNGGGVLVVETNVESELVDILPLEPSPELVRFHPPVDEARHLLQVQLNRFSCGGLVIGLTAYHRVADGKAISSFFIAWGKLVRGLHIDSFPVYDQTMLIPRNPPRCDHDHWGIDFQPLPQPPSSLPSTFKLKKVHNMMVHYSGEFISKIKAQMPRKHSTFDVLTGHLWKNITRARGLDPDTLTQIRVAVNGRPRLWPAAPSEYFGNMVVNAYPRARVKELTEGSVADAARLLHDAVDRIGDGYIRSLIDFGAINGGDVLVPVTDLEGPALCPNLEVVSWLGFPFREVDFAEGGNLCAFAPTWVPVEGVVVLMPTLHGVGDGGVDVLLTLFEDHGKLFRQISHSLGVGHVLVIETMDIMEFTLQEKGLLPAVKSMKYRIKGFLHNIPDWMMPNVDQLVPNNSFK